One window from the genome of Salvia miltiorrhiza cultivar Shanhuang (shh) chromosome 7, IMPLAD_Smil_shh, whole genome shotgun sequence encodes:
- the LOC130993420 gene encoding chalcone 4'-O-glucosyltransferase, with protein sequence MEDAIVLYSTPDHLNSFTCLAKFIAKRHPSISVVVFCTAAAPPILAAVPSITFRRLPTPALPPNTTYDILELYFETPRLNNPIFRQVLAEISRKSNIRAIVLDFFCNYAFQVCESFNIPTYYCNTVGAFGVCALLYWPTIHEKTGGELGDAVEIPGCPVIPSADIPEMQRFPQSLSYKHFLDTAINIQKSAGIIINTFYALEPRALEALTNNLCTPNSRIPPVYTMGPFIDVDSAKKNDAVECMRWLDSQPSKSVVFLCFGRRGVFSAEQLREMAAGLENSGCRFLWAVRNPGAEEADLEALLPEGFLERTRERGVVLKSWAPQTEVLSHDSVGVFVTHCGQSSLLEAVWFGVPMISWPLYAEQKMNRIFMVEEMKVALPVEAAEDGFVTAAELEKRLRELMESRRGKEIKRHVAELKVAAAAATAREGGSSLLALDKFMAAVTRV encoded by the coding sequence ATGGAAGACGCGATCGTGCTTTATTCGACGCCGGACCACCTCAATTCCTTTACATGCCTCGCTAAATTCATCGCCAAACGCCACCCTTCCATCTCCGTCGTCGTCTTCTGCACCGCCGCCGCACCTCCCATCCTGGCCGCCGTGCCCTCCATCACCTTCCGCCGCCTTCCCACCCCCGCTCTCCCGCCCAACACCACCTACGACATCCTCGAGCTCTACTTCGAAACGCCTCGTCTCAACAACCCTATCTTTCGACAAGTCCTAGCAGAAATCTCCCgaaaatcaaacatcagagcgATTGTTCTCGACTTTTTCTGCAATTATGCATTCCAAGTTTGCGAGAGCTTCAACATTCCAACCTACTACTGCAACACCGTCGGCGCGTTCGGCGTCTGCGCTCTGCTTTACTGGCCGACTATTCACGAGAAAACCGGCGGGGAATTGGGTGATGCCGTTGAGATCCCCGGCTGCCCAGTGATTCCGTCGGCGGATATCCCCGAGATGCAGCGTTTTCCTCAGAGTCTGAGTTACAAGCACTTTTTAGACACGGCGATCAACATTCAGAAATCGGCGGGAATCATCATCAACACTTTCTACGCGCTTGAGCCCAGAGCATTGGAAGCGTTGACGAACAATTTGTGCACCCCGAATTCGCGGATCCCCCCTGTCTACACCATGGGGCCGTTCATTGATGTAGATAGTGCCAAGAAAAACGACGCCGTCGAATGCATGCGATGGCTCGATTCGCAGCCAAGTAAGAGCGTCGTTTTCCTCTGTTTCGGCCGAAGAGGCGTGTTTTCCGCAGAGCAACTGAGGGAAATGGCGGCTGGATTGGAAAATTCAGGCTGTAGATTTCTTTGGGCGGTGCGGAATCCGGGTGCGGAGGAGGCGGATCTGGAGGCGCTGCTGCCGGAGGGGTTCCTGGAGAGGACTAGAGAGAGAGGGGTTGTGTTGAAGTCATGGGCGCCGCAGACGGAGGTGCTGAGTCACGACTCGGTGGGCGTATTCGTGACTCACTGCGGCCAGAGCTCGTTGCTGGAGGCGGTGTGGTTTGGAGTGCCCATGATTAGTTGGCCGCTGTACGCGGAGCAGAAGATGAACCGGATTTTCATGGTGGAAGAAATGAAGGTGGCGCTGCCGGTGGAGGCTGCGGAGGACGGATTCGTGACGGCAGCTGAGTTGGAGAAGAGACTTCGGGAGCTGATGGAGTCAAGGAGGGGaaaagagatcaagcgccaCGTAGCAGAATTGAAagtcgcggcggcggcggcgacggcaaGGGAGGGTGGATCGTCCCTGCTGGCGTTAGACAAGTTTATGGCGGCGGTAACACGTGTTTAA
- the LOC130993956 gene encoding uncharacterized protein LOC130993956 has translation MSSSTNSSNNNSSSNSSSDEEVHVDPAQLPPLPDPTQAPDLFFMRCAVNFMQVASSYRFDPPPPRPTKKRAVVRHDREGGGERLHRDYFAVEPVYGPQFFRRRFRMSRELFLRIVNALEVDPYFQQRQDAVGRLSFSPIQKCTAAVRQLAYGTSADCCDEYLRIGESTALECLKKFCKAVIRIFGGTYLRRPTTADVQRITAMHEARHGFPGMLGSLDCMHWGWKNCPVAWHGAYTRGDQGEPTIILEAVASQDLWIWHAFFGVAGSNNDINVLHQSTLFNDVLAGHEVAVHFLANNSHHTRGYYLTDDIYPDWPVFVKSFQFPNDEKKRRFKEMQEAARKDVERAFGVLQARWGGNASNFDGDDGEGPSSTPQTQFNSGAPPEFAAYLARNASLKDARLHARLRDDLVEHIWARFGPVDP, from the exons atgtcttcatccaccaattcttccaacaataattcttcctcaaattcttcatccgacgaagaagttcatgttgatcccgcacaacttcctcctcttcccgatcctactcaagcccccgatttattttttatgagatgtgcTGTGAATTTTATGCAAGTGGCAAGTTCATATCGGTTCGATCCACCTCCACCACGCCCGACGAAAAAGCGGGCAGTGGTTCGTCATGACCGTGAAGGTGGTGGCGAGCGCCTCCATCGCGATTATTTTGCCGTCGAGCCTGTTTATGGGCCACAATTCTTTCGCCGTCGATTTCGCATGAGCCGGGAATTGTTTCTACGCATTGTCAATGCGCTAGAAGTCGATCCTTACTTCCAACAACGTCAGGATGCTGTTGGCCGCTTAAGCTTCTCCCCGATCCAGAAGTGCACTGCCGCTGTTCGACAATTGGCATACGGAACTTCTGCTGATTGTTGTGACGAATATCTCCGTATAGGAGAGTCGACGGCGTTGGAATGCTTGAAGAAATTCTGCAAGGCCGTCATTCGTATCTTTGGCGGCACGTATTTGAGGCGGCCAACAACTGCCGATGTGCAACGCATCACTGCAATGCACGAAGCCCGCCATGGGTTCCCGGGAATGTTGGGAAGcctagactgcatgcattggggaTGGAAGAATTGCCCCGTGGCTTGGCATGGCGCCTACACTCGAGGGGATCAAGGCGAGCCAACAATTATATTAGAGGCTGTTGCTTCACAAGATTTGTGGATCTGGCATGCATTCTTTGGAGTCGCTGGGtccaacaacgacatcaacgtgctcCACCAGTCCACGCTATTCAACGATGTTTTAGCGGGGCATGAAGTGGCTGTGCACTTCCTCGCCAACAATTCTCACCACACTCGAGGATACTACTTAACAGACGACATCTATCCGGACTGGCCGGTTTTCGTGAAGAGCTTCCAGTTTCCGAACGATGAGAAGAAGCGGAGGTTCAAGGAGATGCAAGAAGCTGCAAGGAAGGATGTGGAACGAGCTTTCGGTGTTCTTCAGGCTCGGTGGG GTGGAAATGCAAGTAATTTTGACGGTGACGACGGCGAGGGACCAAGTTCTACTCCTCAAACACAATTCAATTCCGGAGCACCACCGGAGTTCGCCGCCTATTTGGCACGGAATGCAAGCTTGAAGGATGCACGATTGCATGCTCGCCTCCGCGACGATTTGGTTGAGCATATATGGGCACGCTTTGGTCCGGTTGACCCGTAG